The following proteins come from a genomic window of Vanessa tameamea isolate UH-Manoa-2023 chromosome 6, ilVanTame1 primary haplotype, whole genome shotgun sequence:
- the LOC113393498 gene encoding large ribosomal subunit protein uL29m: MNFTLFRSVLRNVTSVTYRSNKVFSLCGLPQVPRTIHTTCKQYDLMEFFDEKKNWNESNIRVGRSWKLDELRIKSNGDLHKLWYVLLKERNMLYTMEHECNENVKLFPNPERIDKVQESMDNIETVIRERNIAYYKLETGETGERSVDEVVNLLGLNEKYQKQEYYLPKFMNTRWVRSYFEHGYINSLAVKKFYRLYKEKLYNIERKARNRDFSHVQHLLKRFPDMDMEKLKAEYPNVDIEKAKRSKKARGHYMPKY; this comes from the coding sequence ATGAATTTTACTTTGTTTAGAAGTGTTTTGCGAAACGTTACCTCAGTAACATACCGATCAAATAAAGTATTCAGTCTTTGCGGATTGCCACAGGTTCCGAGAACCATACACACGACATGTAAACAGTACGATTTAATGGAATTTTTTGACGAGAAAAAGAATTGGAATGAATCAAATATACGAGTGGGAAGATCTTGGAAGTTAGACGAACTAAGAATAAAATCCAATGgagatttacataaattatggTATGTCTTGTTAAAAGAACGTAATATGCTCTACACTATGGAACATGAGtgtaatgaaaatgttaaactTTTTCCTAACCCAGAGAGGATTGATAAAGTGCAAGAATCAATGGACAACATAGAAACAGTTATACGAGAGCGAAACATAGcctattataaattagaaactGGAGAAACTGGTGAACGTTCCGTAGATGAAGTAGTAAACCTATTgggattaaatgaaaaatatcaaaagcaaGAATACTATTTACCAAAGTTTATGAATACACGTTGGGTTCGATCATATTTTGAACATGGATATATAAACAGCTTAGCAGTGAAGAAATtctatagattatataaagaaaagttatataatatagagaGAAAAGCACGAAATAGAGATTTTAGTCATGTTCAACATTTACTAAAACGTTTCCCAGATATGGATATGGAAAAATTAAAAGCTGAATATCCAAATGTAGACATAGAGAAAGCAAAACGCTCTAAAAAAGCAAGAGGCCATTATAtgccaaaatattaa